The Cetobacterium somerae ATCC BAA-474 DNA segment TGATTATGAAGAAAATAATTAATATAGGAATCGTAGCACACGTGGATGCAGGAAAAACAACTATAACAGAAAACTTATTATATTATAGTGGAGCTATAAAATCAGTTGGAAGAGTTGATCTAGGCAATACACAGACGGATTCTATGGAGCTTGAACGTAAGAGAGGAATTACCATTAAATCGTCAACCATATCTTTTAATTGGAATAATGTTAAGGTTAATATTGTTGATACTCCAGGACATGTGGATTTTATTTCGGAAGTTGAACGTTCATTAAGTGGCTTAGATGGAGCAATACTAGTTATATCAGGAGTAGAGGGAATTCAGTCACAAACAAGAATATTATTTGACACATTAAAGGAGTTAAACATTCCAACAATAATTTTTGTAAATAAGCTAGATAGAATTGGTGCAAATTTCAATAAAGTATTTGAAGAGATAAAGAAGAATATGTCCAATAAAGTAGTTAGATTACAAGAAGTATATGATGCAGGAAGCAAAGCTGTTTATTTTGATACATGCATAATAAATGATGATGCTATTAATGTTTTATCAGACTTAGACGAAGCATTTTTAGAAAGATATATTGGTGGAATAGAACCTGATAAAGAAGAAATACAAGAAAAGCTTTCATTATATGCAAGGGAAGGAAGTCTATATCCAGTATTTTGTGGTGCTGCAGCAATTGGACTTGGAGTTGAAGATTTATTAGATGGAATTTGTAGTTATTTTCCATTTTCAGGTGATGATTGTGAAAGTGATTTATCTGGAGTAGTGTTTAAAATCGAAAGAGCAAGTAAAAATGAAAAGAAGGTTTATGTAAGATTATTTGGAGGAAAAATATCTGTAAGAGATAAAATTCAAGTACCTAATAAGGAGCTAGCAGAAAAAGTAAAGAAAATTAATAGGCTAGAAAATGGTGTAATTATTGAAGCACAGAGGATAGAAGCAGGGGATATAGGTATTTTATATGGACTTACAAGTTTCCAAGTGGGAGATGTTATTGGAATTTCAAATAATAAAATTAAAAATATATCTATAGCTAAACCAGCATTAAAAACAACAATTTCTGCAATTGATAAAGAAAAAAATCCAGAGCTATTTAAAGCATTAATATTACTTGCAGAGGAAGATCCACTACTAGAATTAGAGATGAATGACATGGATAAAGAAATTTATGTCAACTTATTCGGTGAAGTTCAAATGGAAATACTAAGTTCTATCTTAGATGATTTATATGGAATAAAAGTAGAGTTTTCGAATATTGAGACTATCTATAAGGAAACACCTAAAGGTTTTGGATCATCAATAATGCATATGCAGGAAGACTTAAATCCATTTTGGGCGACAGTAGGCTTAGAAATAGAACCAGCAGGGAGAGGCGAAGGTCTTAGGTATATTTCTAATGTTTCAGTAGGGTCATTGCCAAAATCTTTTCAAAATGCAATTGAAGAAGCAGTTATTAAGACAAGCAAACAAGGATTATTTGGATGGGAGGTTACAGATGTAAAAGTCACTCTTAGCTGTGGTGAATTTTTTAGTCCAGCCAGCACTCCAGCAGATTTTAGAAATGTGACACCTATGGTATTAATGGAAGCATTATATAAAGCACAAACTGTTTTATTAGAGCCATTACATGAGTTTGATTTAAGGATTCCTCAAAATGCTTTAAGTAAAGCGGTATGGGATTTAGAAA contains these protein-coding regions:
- the tetB(P) gene encoding tetracycline resistance ribosomal protection protein TetB(P), which produces MKKIINIGIVAHVDAGKTTITENLLYYSGAIKSVGRVDLGNTQTDSMELERKRGITIKSSTISFNWNNVKVNIVDTPGHVDFISEVERSLSGLDGAILVISGVEGIQSQTRILFDTLKELNIPTIIFVNKLDRIGANFNKVFEEIKKNMSNKVVRLQEVYDAGSKAVYFDTCIINDDAINVLSDLDEAFLERYIGGIEPDKEEIQEKLSLYAREGSLYPVFCGAAAIGLGVEDLLDGICSYFPFSGDDCESDLSGVVFKIERASKNEKKVYVRLFGGKISVRDKIQVPNKELAEKVKKINRLENGVIIEAQRIEAGDIGILYGLTSFQVGDVIGISNNKIKNISIAKPALKTTISAIDKEKNPELFKALILLAEEDPLLELEMNDMDKEIYVNLFGEVQMEILSSILDDLYGIKVEFSNIETIYKETPKGFGSSIMHMQEDLNPFWATVGLEIEPAGRGEGLRYISNVSVGSLPKSFQNAIEEAVIKTSKQGLFGWEVTDVKVTLSCGEFFSPASTPADFRNVTPMVLMEALYKAQTVLLEPLHEFDLRIPQNALSKAVWDLETMRATFDNPIVIGDEFSIKGLIPVENSKEYKMKIASYTEGRGMFVTKFYGYKEVSAGFAKARQKTTYDPLNKKEYLLHKLNAIRD